ATTGGGGAAAGATAACCGCATTTGCCGCCTTAGTTAATCTATATCTGCCATAAGATATACGGCAAATAATAAAAATATAATATCCGCCATAAACGCGGCTAAAAGCGGATTCAGCTGGGAGGACTCCCCGAGCGACAGGGCAATGGAATTAACAATCCACCATGTAAAGGCAAATACGATGCTTATTCCTATCGCAATAGGCGTGCCGCCTTTCTTTTCCAGCAATAATCCAACGGAAATGCCGATAAGTATAAGAATCAGGTTTATTACCGGGTAGGATAATTTGGAATAAAAACCGGTAAGAATATAACTGACGCCCGATTCCGTTTTTTTTGCGACCGTAAGCATTTTTGACAGGCTGGTTATAGAAAGAAATTCCGGTTTCAGGGTGTAAGATTTAAAAAAATTTAAGTTTAAATTAATAGGCATTTCCACATTTTTAAAAAATTTTTCCGAAAATTCGGATTTATTTTTAAATTCGAATTTGTCTAACCGCCCGTTAATTAACTCGAGATTATTATGTTTAAAATACCCCTCTTCCGCTATATATCTTTTATTTAAGACAAAATCGCCATCGAATACGTAAATATTGACGCCCTTAATTACCTTCTTTGACGGATCCAGAGATTTTGCCGTAATAATGTATTTTTTGTAATGAATCATAATGTCCTTTGTCCTGTATTTATATACGGAATCTATATCATAGGACGAATTTTTGTTGATATATCTTTGCATTACGAACCTTCTCAGTATATTGGTCTTAACGGCAATAAAATTCGAAAGAAAAAAAGAAGACATCGATATTATAATTCCGGTCAAAATTAACGGCATAAAGAACTTAAACATACTTAAACCCGAAGACTTTACAGGCATTATTTCATTGTTTTTATTCAAAAATGTTATGGTAAGCAGGGTCGATAAGAGGGCGGATAACGGAAGCACCCTGTAAATTATTTCCGGAAGTTTATATAAAAAATATAGAATCACATAACCGGCGTCTGGAGAATGCTTTGTGAATGCGCCTATATTAGAAATAAAATCCACCACGATATAAAAAGCGGCTAAGCTTAAAAGGGCGACAGCCAAATATTTTAAAAATTCGGCCAATAAATATCTTTGCAATATTTTTATTTTCATATTATTTCATCTCATTATCTTAAAAGCTGGATTCCCGCCTACGCGGGAATGACAATTTATTTTTATTTTCATATTATTTTATCGCATTATCTTAAAAGTGTCCTTAAATACAATATAAAGCCTGAAACAAAAAGAAACAAATCCGCCCCCCAAACGCCTATAACCGGATTTATTTGATTTCTTAGCGACAGATAAAACCCCGATGTGAATAAAATATAATAAGCCGTCACAATTATTATCGTATAGGAAATTGCCAGAAACAGACTTCTTTTCTCAAGAAACATCCCGAGGGACATGCCGATAAATACAAACAGTATTGTGGCAAGGGGAATGGCAATCTTTTTGTATAAGTATATGAGATAAATATTCTTTATCTTGCTATCCTTTTCCGATAAATACCTTCTTGCGAGTTGGGGAAATGTCATAAAATGAACGGAACCGTTTTTACCCGGAAACGACAGCCCTTTTAATTTTATATTTATCTTATATGTGTTAAAATGCAATATCCAAAAATTTTTAGAATTCGGGTCTTGATTTTGAATTATGCCGTTTTTTAAATAAAAATACAGGGTATTTTGTTTTTGGTTATAAACGATAGCGCCGCTTTTGGCAATCAGGGTTTCGGGCGTATTATGCACCCTGTTCAGTATAAAAATACCCTTTAAGGTAGATTTGTTCGTGTTGACATCCCTGACAAAAATTTTTAATTTTCCGAATTTATCCGTAAAAGCATTTTTTTTTAATGCCGAAAGCGCCGCTTTTTTAAATTCTTTTACCGCAAGCACCCTGAAAAAAAAGTTAAATCTCGGAGCCATATAAAAAGAAAATAAAATTGAAACTGCAAGCGGTATCAAGGCAAAAAGAAGGACCGGCTTCGTCAGTTTAAAAATCGAGACGCCGGAAACCTTTAATGCCATAATTTCGTTATCCTGCGTCATTTTCCCGAAAACCGTCAATACCGCAAGCAAAAAAGATACCGGAAGGGTTATTATCATGAAATCGGGTATCGTTAAACTGGCAAGCTTTAGTACGGCGGTTATGCTGACCCCCTTATTAAGCACCATCTGGGTAAGCAATAAAATCCGGTTTATCGTAATACTGAAGGTAAATATTAAAAGTCCGAATATAAAAGGAGGGATAAATTGTTTAAATATGTATCTGTCTATTGTTGACATAACTTATTAATAAAAAAATCCCCCGTTTCTATAAAAAATATTAAAATTAATTTATGCTAAAATAATAAATTATTGACTATATTATTTAATAATATTAAAATTAATCTTAAAACATTAAAAAAATAACCGTTATCAGTATAACAAAAACCGCGTATATTTTAAAGCATTAATTTCCTTAGCCCGCAAAGGAAAATGCAGGCGGCATTAATATATGGGAGGTCATAATGGCATATAATGTAATTTTTATCGATGATAGCGATTCGATGCAAAAGGCTGTTTCAACCATATTCATAAATAACTCTGACTTCAATTTAAATCCGCTTAGCGAACCGTCGTCTTTATTTAAAATAGCTAAAGATTTTCATCCTGATATTATTATATTAAGTTATAATTCGGTCAATACCGAAGTTAAGGGAAATGTTTCCGAAATTAAAAATAACGCCGATCTCTCCCGGATTCCTCTTATTCTTTTAGTTCCTTCCGATTTGTCGGACAACGAAAGGGAGCTTCTTATCAAGGACGGGGTTAACGGATTTATATACAGGCCGTTTGAAAAAGAGGTTTTTCTTTCAAAAATAAAAAGAATACTGGGCATTATAGACATCCCCGAAAAAACGGGGGAAAAAATATACGATATTTCGTCATTCGAAACTAAAGAAGCGGATAAAAAAGCGCCTGAATCTCCGGCAAAAGCGGAACCGGCTCCTGCAGCTCCCGTACCCGCAACTCCTGCCGAAACCGAAGACGTAGAAAAAGCGGGTGAAAACGATTCTTTCGGCATATATTCAAACAATGTGGTCAACATCGATTCCGCAGAATTAAGCCAGGCTTTTGAAAATCTTTTTAAAGACGACGCCATCTTTGAAGAATTTCAGAAACTTAACAAAAAGGATGAGCCGGGGACCGGCGTTAAAATGCCGGAAGAAAGCCTTGAAGCCCAAGAACCTGCTTTGCCTGCCGAAGGCGGGGTATTCGAAGAGCCTGAAAAACTTAATAAAACGGTAGAGGAGCCTGTTCGGGAATTAAATAAAAACATTATAAATCTGGAAGAAAATATTATAACTGAAAATAAAATTACAACCGAAGGGGGGTTAAAATTGGAAATTTTAGACGAGCAGAGCCTGTTAAAATTGGACGCATTATTAAAAAATTCGATACAAAAAACACTGGAAGAAATTAAGCCTCAAGTAATTGACAATATAAAGAACATACTGCCCGAAATTATCGAAAGGCTTGTCAAGGAAGAGATAGAAAAAATTAAGCAGACGGCGTTAAGCAATTAATAACGCGCCATATAAGCCAAAAATATGCGTTTATTCGAATCCCAGGTAAAACCTCTCATATATGGCGCTTTAAGCGAAGATATAAAGGGCGGAGATATTACGACGGATGCCGTTACCCTAAAAAACGATCCCGAAATCAGCTGCACCGTTACCTCAAAATCGAACGGCATTGTTTGCGGCCTGCAAATATTCTCGATGGTTTTCGACATAGTCTCCAAAAATAATTATGAAATAAATTTTTTGGTTCAAGAGGGCGATTATGTTTCGAAATCTCAAGAGATAATATTTTTAAAAGCAAAAGCGAGCGTTATACTTTATGCGGAAAGGACTGCCCTCAATTTTATTCAGCACTTATCGGGAATTGCAACAATCGCAAACTTAGCGGGGAAAGAGCTCGAAGGGCTTAAAACAAAAGTTTTGGACACAAGAAAAACAATCCCCGGGTTAAGGCTGCTCCAAAAATATGCCGTTAAGACAGGGGGGGCTGAAAATCACAGGTTCGACCTGTCATCGGGGATATTAATAAAGGACAACCATATTAAATTAGCCGGCGGCATAAAAAATGCCTTAAAGATGGTAAGGGATTACCGTTCGGGATTTAATTTTAAAATAGAAGTGGAAGCATCTACTTTAGACGAGGTAAAAGAATGCCTCGAAGGCGGAGCCGATATAATTATGCTTGACAATATGGATGTCTTTACCATGAAAAGCGCCGTTAATCTTATAAACGGCAAGTCCTTAACGGAAGCTTCGGGCAATATAACCGTAAGCAAATTAAGAAAAATAGCGCAAGATTCCGGAGTAGATTATATCTCTATGGGTTCGCTGACCAATTCGATAGTGCCTGCAGATTTCTCCTTGAATTTTATTATTTAGTTAAATTTTAAATTAAAATAGTGTAAAATATAACCTACGGGGTTGACGGTTATAACGGTTGGTTGTGCTTTTTTTATTAATTTTTATTAATTATAAATAAATTTCTAAAAGTTTTAGGGGTTATAAAAAAATGGATGAAACTGATTTGAAAGATATGAATTATATCGACATTTTTGAAATTAAAAAAAATCTGAAGGGTTCTTTTATCGGCAAGAACATATATTATGAAGAAAAAGTGGATTCTACCAACACATTGGCAAGGGAACTTTCGGCTAAAGGGGTAAAAAACGGCAGCGTCGTAATATCGGATTATCAAGAAAAGGGAAGGGGGAGAAACGGAAAAATCTGGACATCCCCGTGCGGCTGCAATATATATATGTCCATAATATTAAAACCTAAATTCAGCCCTGAAGTTGCTCAAGGAATGACTATTTTGGCCGCCGTTTCGGTTGCAGACGCAATTGCGGAGGTTGCCTCTTTAAAGCCTCAAATTAAATGGCCTAACGACATCCTTATAGACTCAAAAAAGGTTTCCGGAATATTAACCGAGATGAGCACGCAAAATATGATAATAGAGCATATTATAGTCGGCATCGGAATAAATGTGAATGCCGAAGAAAATGATATAGAAGACGGCATAAAAAATATTGCCACATCCCTTTTAATAGAATCAAAAAAAACAGACGGATTTACGGGCCTTCTAAATAGAAACAAACTTATTACTTCTATCCTTAACAAATTCGATAAATATTATGAAATGTTTTTATCCACAGGCTTGTCGTCCGTTCTTCAATATTACCAAAAATACTTTAACATGATAGGCAAAGAAATCGAGATAAATATTAAAGACAAGAGGGTTAAAGGACAGGTTGTCGGAATAGATTCAAAAGGCGCTCTTCTTTTAAAGACGGGCGAAAATGAACTCGAGAAGGTTGTTTCGGGCGAAATATATCTTTAAGCTCTTTCTATGTTATTAGCATGCGACATCGGTAATTTATCTTCCGTTTTTGGAATATTCGATACGGAAGGCAATATAGTTAAAACATTCAGGGTAAATACATCCTCCATGGCTTGCGCTAAAGATTTAAATCAAAATTTTTCTAAAAATTTTGATTTATTCGATTTAAAAGATATAGAGGGGGTTTCCATCTCTTCGGTCGTTCCAAGTGTTGACCTGGTTTATAAAGATTTTTTCAAAAAATTTAAAATAGACCCTTTATTTATTTCATCGAAAATAAAATTAAATATCCGTATTTGCGCGGAAAACCCCGAACGATTAGGTTCCGATAGGATTGCCGACATAAGTTATGCCCATTTTACGAGCCAAAAATTTCAAATCGTCGTAGATTCAGGAACTGCCTTAACTATCGATGCAGTAAATGAAAAGGGGGATTTTTTGGGCGGAATTATTTTCCCAGGAATATCTTCGCTTGCCGCCTGCCTTCACAGGTCAACCGAAAAACTTCCTCTTATAAATATTACAAAAAATACGGTAAAGCCGCAAAGTCCGGTAGGGACAAATACCGAAATGTCTATAATGTCGGGGGTATATTACGGAACTATATTCCTGATTGAGGGATTTATCGAAAATATTTGCGATTATTATAACTGCGACATCAATAACTTAAATGTTATTTTTACGGGGGGATATTCAGGTTTAATTTTTGACGACACCTGCATAAAAGCGAAAAAAATCCTCGACGAATACTGGACGCTCAAGGGCATAAAATATTTATACGATTTAAACAATAATTAATAATAACCCAAAACTGCCGATAGAAAATTATTTTCTGGATTAAAGCATTTTAAAATAAATAAATCTGACACCTTTATTTTCCTTTATTTTTTATTTTATTCTCATGTCCCTTCCTGCCATGACTTCAAGTAATTAATCTGTTCGTCCGTAAGGGTGTCTATCTCGATGCCCATCGATTTTAATTTTAAGGACGCGATCCTTTCATCTATTTCCTTAGGAACATTATAAACCCTCGGGGACATATTTTTTCCCAAAACGGCAAACTCCGCCGAAAGAGCCTGAACGGAAAAACTCATATCCATAACGCTTGCCGGATGCCCGTGGGCGCTTGCAAGGTTGATAAGCCTGCCTTCGGCCAATAAATATATCCTTTTGCCGTCTTTAAGCCTGTATTCCTCGACAAAATCCTTTACCTTTTTTACCGACTTTGCCATTTTTTTAAGCTTATTTATATTGATTTCGACATCGAAATGACCGGAATTTGACACAATGGCGCCGTCTTTCATATTTTCAAAGTGTTCGGCGTTTATAACATTTATATCGCCCGTGACGGTGCAAAAAATATCCCCGACCTTGGCGGCATCCGTTCCTTTCATTACCCTGAATCCGTCCATTATGGCTTCTAAAGCCTTAACGGGGTCAATCTCCGTAACAATAACATTGGAGCCGATACCTCTTGCCCTTGACGCAAGCCCTTTTCCGCACCAGCCATAACCCATTACCACAAAGTTCTTGCCCGCAAGCAGCATATCCGTCGCCCTGATAATGCCGTCTATGGTTGACTGCCCCGTCCCGTACCTGTTGTCGAAAAGATGTTTGGCATCGGCATCGTTTACCGCTATAACCGGTATTTTAAGTTCCCCCGCCGCTTCCATAGAGCGAAGCCTTATTACCCCCGTGGTCGTTTCTTCCATGGAGGCTTTTATATTTTTAATTAATTTTTTATATTTCTTATGTATAACGGATATAAGGTCTGCTCCGTCATCGAGGGTAACATTCGGTTTGGCGCCTAAAACACTGTCTATGTGTTCATAGTAAGTTTTTGAGTCTTCTCCTTTAATGGCATAAACATCTATGCCGAAATCTTTAACTAACGAGGCAGCGACATCGTCCTGAGTCGAAAGAGGGTTGGAAGCACACAGGTAAACTTCGGCTCCGCCGGCCTGCAATGTTCTGGCAAGATTAGCCGTTTCTGCCGTAACATGAAGGCATAACCCCATATTTAAACCCTTGAACGGCTTTTTTTCGGCAAACTGTTCTTTTATCAGCGACAAAACCGGCATATCCTGCCCGGCCCATAAAATTCTCTCTTTACCCTGTTTTGCAAGCTTAATATCCTTTATATCCGCCATTATACCCCCGCGTATTAATATAATTAAAATAATTAAACAAACGATTTAGTCCTGCTTAAATTATGA
This is a stretch of genomic DNA from Candidatus Acidulodesulfobacterium ferriphilum. It encodes these proteins:
- a CDS encoding biotin--[acetyl-CoA-carboxylase] ligase — encoded protein: MDETDLKDMNYIDIFEIKKNLKGSFIGKNIYYEEKVDSTNTLARELSAKGVKNGSVVISDYQEKGRGRNGKIWTSPCGCNIYMSIILKPKFSPEVAQGMTILAAVSVADAIAEVASLKPQIKWPNDILIDSKKVSGILTEMSTQNMIIEHIIVGIGINVNAEENDIEDGIKNIATSLLIESKKTDGFTGLLNRNKLITSILNKFDKYYEMFLSTGLSSVLQYYQKYFNMIGKEIEINIKDKRVKGQVVGIDSKGALLLKTGENELEKVVSGEIYL
- a CDS encoding YjgP/YjgQ family permease yields the protein MSTIDRYIFKQFIPPFIFGLLIFTFSITINRILLLTQMVLNKGVSITAVLKLASLTIPDFMIITLPVSFLLAVLTVFGKMTQDNEIMALKVSGVSIFKLTKPVLLFALIPLAVSILFSFYMAPRFNFFFRVLAVKEFKKAALSALKKNAFTDKFGKLKIFVRDVNTNKSTLKGIFILNRVHNTPETLIAKSGAIVYNQKQNTLYFYLKNGIIQNQDPNSKNFWILHFNTYKINIKLKGLSFPGKNGSVHFMTFPQLARRYLSEKDSKIKNIYLIYLYKKIAIPLATILFVFIGMSLGMFLEKRSLFLAISYTIIIVTAYYILFTSGFYLSLRNQINPVIGVWGADLFLFVSGFILYLRTLLR
- the nadC gene encoding carboxylating nicotinate-nucleotide diphosphorylase gives rise to the protein MRLFESQVKPLIYGALSEDIKGGDITTDAVTLKNDPEISCTVTSKSNGIVCGLQIFSMVFDIVSKNNYEINFLVQEGDYVSKSQEIIFLKAKASVILYAERTALNFIQHLSGIATIANLAGKELEGLKTKVLDTRKTIPGLRLLQKYAVKTGGAENHRFDLSSGILIKDNHIKLAGGIKNALKMVRDYRSGFNFKIEVEASTLDEVKECLEGGADIIMLDNMDVFTMKSAVNLINGKSLTEASGNITVSKLRKIAQDSGVDYISMGSLTNSIVPADFSLNFII
- a CDS encoding type III pantothenate kinase, giving the protein MLLACDIGNLSSVFGIFDTEGNIVKTFRVNTSSMACAKDLNQNFSKNFDLFDLKDIEGVSISSVVPSVDLVYKDFFKKFKIDPLFISSKIKLNIRICAENPERLGSDRIADISYAHFTSQKFQIVVDSGTALTIDAVNEKGDFLGGIIFPGISSLAACLHRSTEKLPLINITKNTVKPQSPVGTNTEMSIMSGVYYGTIFLIEGFIENICDYYNCDINNLNVIFTGGYSGLIFDDTCIKAKKILDEYWTLKGIKYLYDLNNN
- a CDS encoding YjgP/YjgQ family permease, whose translation is MKIKILQRYLLAEFLKYLAVALLSLAAFYIVVDFISNIGAFTKHSPDAGYVILYFLYKLPEIIYRVLPLSALLSTLLTITFLNKNNEIMPVKSSGLSMFKFFMPLILTGIIISMSSFFLSNFIAVKTNILRRFVMQRYINKNSSYDIDSVYKYRTKDIMIHYKKYIITAKSLDPSKKVIKGVNIYVFDGDFVLNKRYIAEEGYFKHNNLELINGRLDKFEFKNKSEFSEKFFKNVEMPINLNLNFFKSYTLKPEFLSITSLSKMLTVAKKTESGVSYILTGFYSKLSYPVINLILILIGISVGLLLEKKGGTPIAIGISIVFAFTWWIVNSIALSLGESSQLNPLLAAFMADIIFLLFAVYLMADID
- a CDS encoding adenosylhomocysteinase, giving the protein MMADIKDIKLAKQGKERILWAGQDMPVLSLIKEQFAEKKPFKGLNMGLCLHVTAETANLARTLQAGGAEVYLCASNPLSTQDDVAASLVKDFGIDVYAIKGEDSKTYYEHIDSVLGAKPNVTLDDGADLISVIHKKYKKLIKNIKASMEETTTGVIRLRSMEAAGELKIPVIAVNDADAKHLFDNRYGTGQSTIDGIIRATDMLLAGKNFVVMGYGWCGKGLASRARGIGSNVIVTEIDPVKALEAIMDGFRVMKGTDAAKVGDIFCTVTGDINVINAEHFENMKDGAIVSNSGHFDVEININKLKKMAKSVKKVKDFVEEYRLKDGKRIYLLAEGRLINLASAHGHPASVMDMSFSVQALSAEFAVLGKNMSPRVYNVPKEIDERIASLKLKSMGIEIDTLTDEQINYLKSWQEGT